CTCGATGGCCCGCGCACGCAGCAGCACCTCCCAGTGCGCGGCGCCGGTGGTGCGGGTGAAGGCGCTGGGCACCAGCAGCAGCTCGGCGCCCTGTTTGGCGAGCGCGCGGTAAAGCTCGGGAAAGCGCAGGTCGTAGCACACGCTCATCCCCACGCGCCAGCGGTGGCCGTCGCGCGAAGGCAGGTCGAACACCACGGGCGTGGCGCCCGGCGCGATCACGCGGCGCTCGTCGTAGCGCTCGGTGCCGTTGTCGAAGAAGAACAGATGGATCTTGTCGTAGCGCGCCACGCATTGGCCGTCAGGGGAGTAGCACAGCGAGCTGTTGAACACGTGCTCGGCATCGCCGCTGTCGATCGGCAGCGTGCCGCCCACGATCCAGAGCCCGAACTCGCGCGCCGCATCGGCGAGAAAGCCCTGCACGGTGCCCGCGCCGGCGGTTTCGCGCAGGCCCAGCTTGTCGGTGTCGCGTGCGCCCATCATGCAGAAATACTCGGGCAGCACCGCCAGCTCGGCGCCGGCCGCGGCGGCTTGCGCGAGCAGGCTGTGGGCGCGTGCGAGGTTGGCTTCGCGGGCGATGGCCGACACCATCTGGATGGCTGCGACTTTCATTGCGTGGTCTCCGTTTTCACTTGCCCTGCCCGCCGGCCGGCGCCGCGGCTGGGCCGGGTACGTTCGGCAGGATGGATCGTGGCACCTTGGCTATCTTGGGGTCGGCCCAGGTGCCTTCGATATGGAACTCCTGCGTGGCGGCGGCGGCCAACGGCTTGCTCAGCACCCACTGCGCGAGGAAGGTGCCCAGGCCGATCGCGGGGTTGATCGCGGTGGCGACCAGCGCGGCCGTGCCGGCGTTGATTTCGGGCACCACCACCACGC
This genomic window from Variovorax paradoxus contains:
- a CDS encoding carbon-nitrogen hydrolase family protein is translated as MKVAAIQMVSAIAREANLARAHSLLAQAAAAGAELAVLPEYFCMMGARDTDKLGLRETAGAGTVQGFLADAAREFGLWIVGGTLPIDSGDAEHVFNSSLCYSPDGQCVARYDKIHLFFFDNGTERYDERRVIAPGATPVVFDLPSRDGHRWRVGMSVCYDLRFPELYRALAKQGAELLLVPSAFTRTTGAAHWEVLLRARAIENLAWVVAPAQGGTHENGRHTWGQSMVVDPWGTVVAQQASEEGVVLFDIDAGQIERMRAQLPVLSHCVL